In Candidatus Chlorohelix allophototropha, one DNA window encodes the following:
- the cobO gene encoding cob(I)yrinic acid a,c-diamide adenosyltransferase encodes MSTEDIDEELEELDEDALDDPEADLNLTEEERLARQRSSHEARLKKTKTAIRKGLVLVNTGNGKGKTTAAFGLLMRAWGQGLRVCMLQFIKAKTANWGEEKTARKVGIEMLPLGDGFTWLSDNIENDKKLAREGWEICKQKILSGDYDLIVIDEMTYPLKYGWLPWDEVKAALDNRPKNLHVVITGRYAPPELIDYADLVSEIVEVKHPYNANVKAQKGIEF; translated from the coding sequence ATGTCCACCGAAGATATAGATGAAGAACTTGAAGAACTTGATGAGGATGCGCTAGACGACCCTGAAGCCGATCTAAATCTCACCGAAGAAGAGCGTCTAGCCCGGCAACGCTCTAGTCATGAAGCACGTTTGAAAAAGACTAAAACCGCGATTCGCAAAGGTCTGGTGCTTGTCAATACTGGCAACGGCAAGGGTAAAACCACCGCTGCTTTTGGTTTGTTGATGCGCGCATGGGGACAGGGCTTGCGGGTGTGTATGCTCCAGTTCATTAAAGCCAAAACCGCCAACTGGGGAGAAGAGAAAACCGCTCGCAAAGTAGGCATTGAGATGCTACCCTTGGGCGATGGTTTTACATGGCTTTCTGATAATATTGAGAATGATAAAAAGCTGGCGCGCGAGGGTTGGGAGATTTGCAAGCAGAAAATTCTTTCCGGTGATTATGATCTCATTGTAATTGATGAGATGACCTATCCTTTGAAATATGGTTGGCTGCCTTGGGATGAAGTTAAGGCAGCGTTGGATAATCGCCCTAAAAACTTGCATGTGGTTATTACAGGACGTTATGCTCCACCCGAATTGATAGACTATGCCGATCTCGTTTCTGAGATTGTGGAAGTAAAGCATCCCTATAATGCCAATGTAAAAGCCCAAAAAGGCATCGAGTTTTAG
- a CDS encoding ATP-binding protein, producing MLKELPDKSGQNDLLDRLSDLAQQSANIFDEQELAELYQLVIEDTVRFIDIETVLLSFIQVNPFTAEEIMVVKAASTSAKNVIGDTFKRGERLSGRAWQQEGMIAMTGADYDKQVGDALKPDRTLSAVAAIPIFCNKQVVGILNVLTFKPGRVFNDSDLFLLQSFAYYIGIAYKNALAFRREKQRVAELTEIQISRSYEQKLVQIVLEQMADALLVVDQEEKIIQTNPATGTLFRVPWKSMVETNLAELRCYLKYKDGTPITPDNCLVRRALSKGETIASEDILYQAELEQLTLNINVAPIRQPDGLISGAVITLRDVTTQRHNQEFDSHQERLRALGQLAGGVAHDLNNLLSGIMGAADIIRTETKNILIEHPRIGEALKLIQQVGSDGAEMVRRIQTYSRTTQKGDDEVVSLDTSVYEALKLTESRWKAEAAMRGIAISIESTVPTDLKVKGNSTELRELFTNLILNAVDALGKKEGQISIVGSRVNPDTIKIEFSDDGCGIPSHLQNRIFEPFFTTKGNSGTGLGLAIVRNIVERMEGSIQIQSIADHGTTFSILLPSAKIAFVEPLEPLESVVAPVENLNRSFRIVAIDDEPILGHILGRMLESMGHAARTFSDPRQAIQVFKDNPDDFDVVITDLGMPKITGWEVAQAIKAVRPKTPVIVVTGWYLDDTPEKLQEKGADAVIIKPYTSQHLQDTLRKIQKRFS from the coding sequence ATGTTAAAGGAACTCCCTGATAAATCTGGTCAGAATGATTTGCTGGATAGACTCTCTGACCTAGCACAACAATCTGCTAACATTTTCGATGAGCAAGAGCTAGCTGAGCTTTACCAGTTGGTTATTGAGGATACCGTCCGCTTCATTGATATTGAAACCGTTCTTCTATCATTTATACAAGTTAACCCGTTCACCGCTGAAGAAATTATGGTAGTCAAAGCCGCCTCAACTTCTGCAAAGAATGTTATAGGTGATACCTTCAAACGAGGTGAGCGGTTGAGCGGTAGAGCATGGCAACAAGAGGGTATGATAGCAATGACCGGGGCAGATTATGATAAGCAGGTTGGCGATGCGCTTAAACCGGATCGAACTCTGAGCGCGGTGGCTGCCATACCCATATTTTGCAACAAGCAGGTCGTCGGTATTCTGAACGTTTTGACTTTTAAGCCGGGACGTGTTTTCAATGATTCTGATCTTTTCTTGCTCCAATCCTTCGCCTATTATATCGGGATAGCCTACAAAAACGCTTTAGCTTTCCGCCGTGAAAAACAACGGGTAGCCGAGTTAACTGAAATACAAATCAGTCGTAGTTACGAACAGAAACTGGTTCAAATTGTTTTAGAACAAATGGCGGACGCTTTACTGGTAGTTGACCAAGAAGAAAAAATTATACAAACTAATCCCGCCACAGGGACACTTTTCCGTGTTCCGTGGAAATCGATGGTTGAAACTAATTTAGCCGAATTACGCTGTTATCTGAAATATAAAGATGGCACTCCAATAACTCCTGACAATTGCCTTGTCAGACGCGCACTTAGTAAAGGTGAAACCATCGCCAGCGAAGATATATTGTACCAAGCCGAGTTAGAGCAACTGACCCTGAATATTAACGTTGCTCCAATTCGCCAGCCAGATGGCTTGATAAGTGGAGCAGTCATAACTCTGCGAGATGTAACAACACAACGGCATAATCAGGAGTTTGACTCGCACCAAGAAAGGCTACGGGCATTGGGGCAATTGGCTGGAGGAGTAGCGCACGATCTCAATAACCTGCTATCTGGCATTATGGGAGCTGCTGATATTATTCGTACCGAAACCAAAAACATTCTCATTGAACATCCGCGCATCGGGGAAGCCTTAAAATTAATTCAGCAAGTGGGTAGTGATGGGGCAGAAATGGTGAGGCGCATCCAGACTTACAGCCGTACTACTCAAAAAGGGGATGATGAGGTTGTCTCGCTGGATACTTCAGTTTATGAAGCGCTTAAACTCACCGAATCGCGCTGGAAGGCAGAAGCGGCTATGCGCGGTATTGCCATCAGTATTGAGTCTACCGTACCAACTGATTTGAAAGTTAAGGGGAATTCAACCGAATTGCGAGAGCTATTCACCAATCTGATTCTCAATGCAGTAGATGCGCTTGGAAAGAAAGAGGGACAGATTAGTATAGTAGGTAGTCGAGTTAATCCGGACACAATCAAAATTGAGTTCTCAGATGATGGCTGTGGTATTCCTTCGCATCTACAGAACCGTATATTTGAACCATTTTTTACTACTAAAGGGAATTCTGGAACTGGGTTGGGGTTGGCTATCGTGCGCAACATTGTAGAACGAATGGAAGGTTCTATTCAAATACAAAGCATCGCTGACCATGGTACAACTTTTTCCATCCTTTTACCGAGTGCAAAAATTGCTTTTGTTGAACCTCTTGAACCGTTGGAAAGTGTAGTTGCTCCTGTGGAAAATCTAAACCGTTCTTTCCGGATCGTAGCTATAGATGATGAGCCAATACTGGGGCATATTCTGGGGCGAATGTTGGAAAGTATGGGGCATGCCGCCCGCACATTCAGCGATCCTCGACAGGCAATCCAAGTTTTCAAAGATAATCCAGATGATTTTGATGTTGTCATTACCGATCTAGGTATGCCAAAAATAACCGGATGGGAAGTAGCACAGGCAATTAAGGCAGTACGTCCCAAAACCCCCGTGATAGTGGTCACAGGTTGGTATCTTGATGATACACCGGAGAAATTGCAAGAGAAAGGCGCGGACGCAGTTATTATAAAACCTTATACTTCGCAGCACTTACAAGATACCCTGCGGAAAATTCAAAAACGTTTCTCATAA